One window of the Colletotrichum destructivum chromosome 4, complete sequence genome contains the following:
- a CDS encoding Putative carnosine N-methyltransferase: MRPCNPATWLALSLACGVLSTASEANVDNNGPLNKVAVADGHSEQETLASMPVDSFVELHEVTVTIEEAPERPSPRHEQEKKNLLKRMSKSHGKWDTNHPRHRLLEALFGFSRYKPRQMAELDRYKGLYKHVFKAQKAVLEKTVRYSQKFETAEQLLDLNQALCDEIVETALEFYGISHQELADHSKAKDNAGQVADRVSTSQALKHFVRDWSTAGTGERDDAFPCILDTLQTLFPDRSSRDIKILFPGAGVGRLGHEVAGLGGFEVTVNEWSMFMNLAYRFLEAHPRPGMKAIHPFVDSWSHHATTADMFRGVSFPDRGLNVSSVLLVEGDFTSAFKSDKGQYDVIVTHFFIDTARNIMSYLDSIHALLKPRGYWINFGPLLWGTGPFVQLSLDEIVAVAKSIGFEFVDGSEQCGDVTLQGEKVRGKEAVYGFNEKALNKNAYSAQSWVAQKAR, from the exons ATGAGGCCGTGTAACCCAGCCACATGGCTAGCCTTGAGTTTGGCCTGTGGCGTCCTCTCAACGGCGAGCGAAGCCAACGTTGACAACAACGGCCCGCTCAACAAGGTTGCTGTCGCCGATGGGCACAGCGAGCAAGAGACTCTAGCGTCG ATGCCCGTCGACTCGTTCGTCGAGTTACACGAGGTCACCGTCACGATTGAAGAGGCTCCGGAAAGGCCAAGCCCGCGACACGaacaggagaagaagaacctCCTGAAGCGCATGAGCAAGTCCCATGGGAAGTGGGACACGAACCACCCCCGCCACCGGCTGCTGGAGGCGCTGTTCGGCTTCAGCCGGTACAAGCCCCGTCAGATGGCCGAGCTTGACCGGTACAAGGGTCTCTACAAGCATGTTTTCAAGGCCCAGAAAGCT GTCCTCGAGAAGACCGTCAGATATTCACAAAAgttcgagacggccgagcagctcctcgatcTCAACCAAGCGCTATGCGACGAGATCGTTGAGACGGCCCTCGAGTTCTACGGCATCTCGCACCAAGAGCTCGCCGACCAcagcaaggccaaggacaacGCAGGCCAGGTGGCTGACCGGGTCAGCACGTCGCAAGCCTTGAAACATTTCGTGCGTGACTGGTCCACTGCAGGCACCGGTGAACGGGACGATGCCTTCCCATGCATCCTAGATACCCTGCAGACTCTGTTCCCAGACCGGTCCTCCAGAGACATCAAGATCCTCTTCccgggcgccggcgtcggacGGCTAGGTCATgaggtcgccggcctgggcgGGTTCGAGGTGACCGTCAACGAGTGGTCCATGTTCATGAACCTCGCATACCGCTTCCTCGAAGCACATCCGAGACCGGGCATGAAAGCCATCCACCCTTTCGTCGACAGCTGGTCCCACCACGCCACGACGGCCGACATGTTCCGTGGCGTGTCATTCCCCGACAGGGGGCTCAACGTGAGCTCCGTGCtgctggtcgagggcgacttcACATCGGCGTTCAAATCGGACAAGGGGCAGTATGACGTCATCGTCACGCACTTCTTCATCGACACGGCGCGCAACATCATGAGCTACCTCGACAGCATCCACGCCCTGTTGAAGCCTAGGGGCTACTGGATCAACTTCGGTCCCCTGTTGTGGGGGACGGGACCCTTTGTCCAACTCTCGCTCGACGAGATCGTCGCCGTGGCGAAGAGCATCGGGTTCGAATTCGTGGACGGGAGCGAGCAGTGCGGCGATGTGACACTGCAGGGTGAGAAAGTTCGCGGCAAGGAGGCGGTATACGGGTTCAACGAGAAGGCCCTAAACAAGAATGCGTACTCGGCGCAGTCCTGGGTTGCCCAGAAGGCCAGGTGA
- a CDS encoding Putative glycoside hydrolase, family 5, glycoside hydrolase superfamily — MSSSETSNPPLTLLRVSGTKIVDENGTEVLLKGAGIGGMLNMENFITGYAGHEHEHRAALAEVLGQEKADFFFSRLIHHYFTDADAALYASLGLNCLRVPFNYRHFMDDDNPSVIKDAGFALLDRIVDICARHNIYVILDLHAVPGGQNQDWHSDSGISRALFWEFRDFQDRAIQLWEALARHYAGNKVIAGYNPLNEPADPVHTRLIAWYERAEKAIRAIDPDHILFLDGNTYAMDFSAFSPDKTLPNSVYSCHDYSLMGFPLPEQYEGTEEQKQKLRQSLRRKVEFMQKAGVPIWNGEWGPVYQDPRTDPDAAATNEKRFALLKEQLAIYREFGGISWSIWLYKDIGYQGMVYVDPESPYMRLIRPFVEKKQRNGLDFWGCVDKSGVDGAAYAPFIARLKEQVPEHLQKKKYPKTWTFDRQVERVVRECLMSEYAGWEFAELFRGKTEEELEALAASFALENCRTRDRLNEYLREDAVKGNGD, encoded by the coding sequence ATGTCATCATCAGAAACATCCAACCCTCCCCTGACGCTGCTGCGCGTCAGCGGCACTAAGATTGTCGACGAGAATGGCACCGAGGTCCTGCTCAAGggcgccggcatcggcggcatgcTCAACATGGAGAACTTCATCACGGGTTACGCCGGGCACGAGCACGAGCACCGGGCCgcgctggccgaggtgctcggccaggagaaggccgacttcttcttctcgcgcCTCATCCACCACTActtcaccgacgccgacgccgcgctgTACGCGTCGCTGGGGCTCAACTGCCTGCGCGTGCCCTTCAACTACCGCCActtcatggacgacgacaacccgTCCGTCATCAAGGATGCGGGTttcgcgctgctcgaccgTATCGTCGACATCTGCGCCCGCCACAACATCTACgtcatcctcgacctgcACGCCGTGCCGGGGGGCCAGAACCAGGACTGGCACAGCGACTCGGGCATCAGCCGCGCCCTCTTCTGGGAGTTCCGCGACTTCCAGGACCGCGCCATCCAGCTGTGGGAGGCTCTCGCGCGGCACTACGCCGGCAACAAGGTCATCGCCGGCTATAACCCGCTCAATGAGCCGGCCGACCCTGTCCACACGCGGCTCATCGCCTGGTACGAGcgggccgagaaggccatccGTGCCATCGACCCGGACcacatcctcttcctcgacggcaaCACGTACGCCATGgacttctcggccttctcgcccgACAAGACGCTGCCCAACAGCGTGTACAGCTGCCACGACTACAGCCTGATGGGGTTCCCGCTGCCGGAGCAGTACGAGGGCAccgaggagcagaagcagaagctgcGGCAGAGCCTCCGGCGCAAGGTCGAGTTCATGCAGAAGGCCGGCGTGCCCATCTGGAACGGCGAGTGGGGCCCCGTGTACCAGGACCCGCGGACGGACCcggacgcggcggcgaccaaCGAGAAGCGGTTCGCGCTGCTCAAGGAGCAGCTGGCCATCTACCGCGAGTTCGGCGGCATCTCGTGGAGCATCTGGCTGTACAAGGACATTGGGTACCAGGGCATGGTCTACGTCGACCCGGAGAGCCCCTACATGCGGCTGATCCGGCCCTttgtcgagaagaagcagcgcaACGGCCTCGACTTCTGGGGCTGCGTCGACAagagcggcgtcgacggcgcggcgtACGCGCCCTTCATCGCGCGGCTCAAGGAGCAGGTGCCGGAGCAcctgcagaagaagaagtaccCCAAGACCTGGACGTTCGACCGGCAGGTCGAGCGCGTGGTGCGCGAGTGCCTGATGAGCGAGTACGCCGGCTGGGAGTTCGCCGAGCTGTTCCGCGgcaagacggaggaggagctcgaggcgctggcggcgagcTTCGCGCTGGAGAACTGCCGGACGCGCGACCGGCTGAACGAGTACCTGCGCGAGGACGCCGTGAAGGGGAACGGGGATTAA